The following are from one region of the Heliangelus exortis chromosome 29, bHelExo1.hap1, whole genome shotgun sequence genome:
- the NBR1 gene encoding next to BRCA1 gene 1 protein isoform X3: MNVYEENSALKETSSLPSVQPHEKNMTEKLALKDEKKLFSPYSVLAEGSEDLKSDKEQEIQQNLNHTRTGRTNENPPEWFTSYLETFREQVVKETVEKLEQKLYEKLVHHNLPPDFSDSSVTAAPSTSEAQPGNDKQCDWLISCCSCQAQIVGVRYQCSLCPAYNICEQCEAGTYAHDPNHVLLKLRRPVLCVPENCSLAELSPRLPATLEQVRLQKQMDKRFLKAEKQRLRAEKKQRKAEVRELKKQLKLHRKIHLWNSVHVLETSGPATQKSDSLQPGTFLPRSPSQPFQTIVPMLSAVFVDENLPDGTHLQPGTKFIKHWRMKNTGNVEWGSDTKLKLMWGNLTLASSEKKDVLVPSLPSGQVGTVSVEFVAPNIEGTYTSHWRLSHKGEQFGPRIWCSIVVDPSPATDCVENWKDSDSSQKDAASSTKQDASLKTEASAQLMGEIIEQTEIPLPAVPLKIKNLPSEREFYIPSVDLLTAQDLLSFELLDINIVQELERVPHNTPVDMTPCMSPLPYDNPLLEKPGLGQIEEENEGSGFKPVPGMSESCFPADTCMMKVKAEHPLNQEEGEEDMSGTQFVCETVIRSLTLDAAPDHKPPQKKKILQNSSQTLQDTPSCNMINEESPRIKTNSTPKNEAKMQLSEAVTENHCGHLPVSERTNSCSDTSNLDEEDDKDDIQSQGSSASSEDYIIILPECFDTSRPLGESMYSSALSQPSLEKTEPETGAETPEGGNQPQSHSVSDIFTTSQTLSVAPLTPEIVDILPQTQRNLASLQNPIFQEPNMPAAENSSCTPHNQIREEPSGEDSHGPGSSGFQTSKQKCSEYPRYPQGSSIAGELVKGALSVAASAYKALFSGPPIIEQQPVATEEHSASLLSSLCEMGFCDRQLNLQLLRKHNNNMVQVVTELLQISNSDWYSRKC; encoded by the exons ATGAATGTGTATGAAGAAAACTCTGCTCTGAAAGAAACTTCATCCCTTCCTTCTGTGCAacctcatgaaaaaaatatgacagaaaAGTTGGCACTTAAAGACGAGAAGAAACTTTTCTCACCTTATTCCGTTCTAGCTGAAGGGTCAGAAGACTTAAAAAGTGACAAGGAGCAGGAAATTCAG caaaacTTAAATCACACTAGAACAGgaagaacaaatgaaaatcCTCCAGAATGGTTTACTAGCTACTTGGAAACA ttcagggAACAAGTAGTTAAGGAAACTGTTGAGAAGCTGGAACAGAAGCTGTATGAGAAGCTTGTTCATCACAATCTGCCTCCAGATTTTTCTGACAGCTCTGTTACAGCTGCACCTTCAACTTCAGAGGCTCAACCAGGAAATGACAAGCAGTGTGATTGGCTgatctcctgctgcagctgccaggccCAGATCGTTGGGGTTCGCTACCAGTGCAG CCTTTGTCCAGCCTACAATATTTGTGAGCAGTGTGAAGCAGGGACATATGCTCATGATCCTAATCATGTCCTGCTAAAGCTGAGGAGACCTGTGCTGTGTGTTCCTGAGAactgcagcctggcagagctTTCCCCTCGCCTGCCTGCTACACTGGAGCAAGTGAG GCTCCAGAAACAGATGGACAAAAGatttctgaaggcagaaaagcaaagattacgagcagagaagaagcagaggaaggcagaggtCCGAGAGctcaaaaagcagctgaaattgCACAGGAAAATACATCTGTGGAACTCTGTCCATGTGTTGGAAACCAGTGGGCCAGCTACTCAGAAATCTGATAGTCTGCAACCTGGTACCTTCCT ccccaggagTCCCAGTCAACCCTTCCAGACAATTGTCCCAATGCTAAGTGCAGTATTTGTGGATGAGAATTTGCCAGATGGGACCCACTTGCAACCAGGAACAAAATTTATCAAACACTGGCGGATGAAGAATACTGGAAATGTGGAATGGGGCTCAGACACAAAg CTGAAACTTATGTGGGGAAATCTGACCTTGgcatcttctgaaaaaaaagatgtgttgGTGCCATCCCTCCCATCAGGCCAAGTGGGAACTGTTTCAGTGGAGTTTGTAGCCCCCAACATAGAAGGAACATACACCTCTCACTGGAGACTCTCACACAAAGGGGAACAGTTTGGGCCCAGGATCTGGTGCAGTATTGTTGTAGATCCCTCCCCAGCTACTGACTGTGTAGAAAACTGGAAGGATTCTGACTCCTCTCAGAAAGATGCAGCTTCCAGCACCAAGCAG gatGCTTCCTTAAAGACTGAAGCAAGTGCTCAACTAATGGGTGAAATCATTGAGCAGACTGAAATACCTCTGCCAGCTGTTCCTTTAAAGATCAAAAATCTGCCAAGTGAGAGAGAATTTTATATCCCATCTGTTGATCTCCTCACTGCACAG GATTTGCTGTCCTTTGAGCTGTTAGACATTAATATTGTGCAGGAATTGGAGCGAGTGCCACACAATACTCCTGTGG atatgACTCCATGCATGTCCCCTTTGCCATATGATAATCCCTTGCTGGAGAAACCTGGCTTAGGTCAGAtagaggaggagaatgagggaaGTGGATTTAAACCAGTGCCTG gcATGTCAGAATCCTGCTTTCCTGCAGATACTTGCATGATGAAAGTGAAAGCTGAACATCCACTGAACCAGGAGGAAGGTGAAGAAGATATGAGTGGGACTCAGTTTGTCTGTGAAACTGTAATTCGTTCTCTCACCCTGGATGCTGCACCTGACCataaacccccccaaaaaaagaaaatcctccAGA ACTCTTCACAAACATTGCAAGACACCCCCAGCTGCAATATGATAAATGAAGAATCTCCTAGGATAAAAACTAATTCCACTCccaaaaatgaagcaaagatGCAACTGTCAGAAGCAGTGACAGAAAATCACTGTG gtCACCTTCCAGTCTCTGAGAGAACAAACTCCTGTAGTGATACCAGCAATTTGGATGAAGAGGATGATAAAGATGATATTCAAAGCCAAGGCTCTTCTGCTTCATCAGAAGATTACATCATCATTCTCCCTGAGTGCTTTGACACCAGTCGTCCCTTAGGGGAGTCCATGTATAGCTCAGCTCTGTCTCAGCCCAGTTTGGAAAAGACAGAACCTGAAACAGGAGCAGAGACTCCAGAAGGGGGAAATCAGCCACAGAGCCACAGTGTCAGTGACATTTTCACAACCTCACAAACACTGTCTGTGGCACCATTAACCCCAGAGATTGTGGACATCCTGCCACAGACACAGAG GAATCTTGCATCTCTTCAGAATCCTATCTTCCAAGAACCAAACATGCCAGCTGCAGAGAACAGCTCCTGCACTCCTCATAACCAAATAAGAGAAG AACCCAGTGGAGAAGACAGCCATGGACCAGGATCTTCTGGATTTCAGACAAGCAAACAGAAGTGCTCAGAATACCCAAG ATACCCTCAAGGAAGCAGCATTGCAGGAGAACTTGTTAAAGGAGCTTTGTCAGTTGCTGCTTCTGCCTACAAAGCATTATTTTCTGGACCACCCATCATAGAACAG cagcCTGTAGCCACTGAAGAGCATTCtgcctctcttctctccagTCTGTGTGAGATGGGGTTCTGTGACAGGCAGCTAaacttgcagctgctgaggaaacacaacaacaacatGGTTCAAGTGGTAACTGAACTGCTTCAGATCAGTAACAGTGACTGGTACAGCAGGAAATGCTGA